Proteins encoded in a region of the Nicotiana tomentosiformis chromosome 9, ASM39032v3, whole genome shotgun sequence genome:
- the LOC138899071 gene encoding uncharacterized protein yields MGILESNGVDFATFQLEDKPRRWWHAYLLSRPAGSPPLTWNKFTHLFLEKYIPPFERDELWGQFERLRQGHMSITDYEARFIDLYCHATIILPTDVERVQRFIAGLHPEI; encoded by the coding sequence ATGGGGATATTAGAGTCCAACGGTGTGGACTTCGCTACTTTTCAACTTGAGGACAAGCCCCGTAGATGGTGGCATGCTTATCTTCTTAGCAggccagcaggttcacctcccttgacttggaATAAGTTCACACATCTGTTCTTGGAGAAGTATATACCaccttttgagagagatgagctaTGGGGTCAGTTTGAGCGACTCCGTCAGGGTCACATGTCTATCactgactatgaggcgagattcattGACTTGTATTGCCATGCAACTATTATACTCCCTACAGATGTAGAGAGGGTGCAGAGGTTCATTGCAGGTCTGCACCCTGAGATTTAG
- the LOC138899070 gene encoding uncharacterized protein, with amino-acid sequence MGSLAFISADERLLALDIQSLANRLVRLDISKPSRILACVMAQSSLLGWIKTYQYDDPHLLVLRETVLQGGAKEVTIGEDGVLRLHGRLCVPNIDGLREKILEEAHSSRYSIHLGATEMYRDLRQHYWWWRMKKDIVEYVKLIQERLRTAQSRQKRYTDQKACDLSFMVGEKVLLKVLPMKGIMRLGKKGKLSPKFNYPFEVLWRVGEVAYELTLPPSLSGVHQVLHVSMLQRYHVDRSHMLDYNTVKIDESLGYEEEPVAIVDRKIQNPLAGFTHENL; translated from the exons atgggcagtttggcattcatttcagcagatgaGAGGCTATTGGCTTTGGACAtccagtccttagctaacagactagtgaggttggatatttcaaagcccagtCGGATTCTTGCATGTGTCATGGCTCAATCTTCATTACTAGGGTGGATCAAGACTTATCAGTacgatgatccacacttgttggttctcagagagacggtactacagggtggtgccaaggaggttactatcggtgaggatggtgttctgcggctccatggtcgcctatgtgttcctaatattgatggcttaAGGGAGAAAATTTTAGAAGAGGCGCATagttctcgttattctattcatctaggggCTACagagatgtatcgtgacctgaggcagcattattggtggtggcggatgaagaaggacatagttgagtat gtaaagttgattcaggagcgacttcgtacagcacagtctagacagaaacgTTACACAGATCAGAAGGCATGTGatctatcatttatggtgggcgagaaggttctcttgaaagttttaccgatgaaggggatcatgaggttagggaagaagggcaagttgagcccaaagtTTAATtacccatttgaggtgttgtggcgagttggggaggttgcttatgagcttactttgcctcccagtctatcgggagttcatcaggtcctccatgtgtctatgctccagagatATCATGTTGATAGGTCACACATGCTAGATTACAACACGGTTAAGAtagatgagagtttgggttatgaagaggagccagttgccattgttgacaggaag